The DNA segment AGAGAACAAGCTTATTGCAGAGATCAAAGCAGCAACTGATGCCTTTGTCCATGGATGTCGCAATGATCTCAAGGAAATCAAGACTAGATCAGATTATGTTAATCTATCAACAAATACAGCCCAGTACTGCTTAAGGAATGACATCGGAAAGAAGGcacattttattgtaaaatgtaaactagAGAAACGACTTGATCAGATTAATGAACAAACAGGGGAGCTTAGTGCAGACTTTGATTCAAAGTTCAAAAGATTAAAATTAGTTGACAATATGGATTATGTTTTCCCGCAGACAGGTGTCCTAGGAAAGATGGAGGAATATTCACAGATATTGGAAGTGCCCTCATCTAATGATATAAGAGAAATGTCGGAAAAGAACAACTTAGTTCCCACATTTGACTTGGCTTCTCCTGCTGGACAACTCAGCAAGCAGAagtcatattttgtttcatgtgACTTTTTCACTGATGAAATCGGTGTATTTTCCGACCAAAGAAATAGACGTGTTGTTATGTACTCCATCAACAACAACGAGATTTTGGCTCAATTAAAACCAAAATCATATCCTTGGACAGTTGTAACATCAGGTAAAGATGTACTTGTTTCTTTCCCAGACGAAAAGAAAGTCGTTGTTTTTGACGATCATCTGAGGAAAAAGCGAGAGTTGCATTTAAAAGGAATGAGCGCCTCCTTCCAGCTAGAACTACCtgatacaatttttacaatgaTACAAAGTGGAATTGCTAGCAGCCCTgcaaaatttgatttgatatcTGGAAAACCCAAAGAATGTCTTGCTAGGAATCTGAAAATCGAAGAAACGCCGGACCACTTTCACCTTGACGAAGAACGATTGTACTGGTCATGCGAAAGAATAAACACAGTCATTGCTTATGATTATCAAAATGATGCAAAAGAATTTGAGTACAGTCATTCAGATTTGGTATGGCCAACAGGAATAGACACCGACTTTGATGGAAACATATACATTTGTGGATTGAAATCAAGGAACATACATGTTTTAGAGAACGGTGGAACGCTGCTCCGAGTGTTTGATCTATCCAGCTATAACATATCGCCAACATTTATTCGCGTCAGTGAAAATGGGGAAGACGTTATTATTCTAGGAGATGCTAATAAAACTGGACCGTTTTTCTTTAAACTTAAGTAATCAAACAGTGACAGTATTAAACTTGAACCAGATTTGATTCGGtgttacgtttttttttctttcagtgaTTAGACGTCAGTATAGCAATACTCgagtttttactgttttaatacaCTTATTGAAACTCAaatcttaaaatcaatacatacacatgtataacaaacatgaattttgagtgataaacctttaactacttactaaataatgcatatatggaaaatatcaatttctgataacaagattgttaccatgtatgtatatgaatatataactTATAAGGGATCAAGCATGATTGTGCTCAACCTCAGTCATATAATGTAATGGTTGAAATCTCAGATTGATTTCTACACccaacaaaatttaattaatggTCACcttatcatttttgaaatattcaagTTCAATAACTGTCTTCTGACAAGTCTTTTGGGATGGTTGTTTATTGAAGTATCTAGAAAAAATTAAGTTCATTATTGTACAAGAGTGTTACAAGGGgtttatgtgttgttttttaatgaaatctgaaagtaaagaaaaacaactgttGATTTGATTAGGTATTACCTGTGTATCTAAAGTTTTAAGTTGCTAcctcatacatgtatttatttgaaattaaatatataattaataacttgAATGATAATTCGATCTAAACAATTAATCATGagacttatttatttaagtctAAGGCCGCATATTTGGCAccgttatattttatttagaatgcagaaaaatgtttgtgaattaaattatctaatatttaGGCTTGGTTTAACGAAACTCTGCACAATTGAGTTTCTGCTAGTATCTGTGTAAAAGTAAGTCAACtagttaaaaagaaaattgtcaacaaaGCATCATTAAATGGGTTCCATCattttgtacatgtaattactaactaaaatgttttgatacttcaattttatattgtagagtatgttaaaatttatgattatatatagAATACCTGGAATTACAGCATTTAGATTCATGTTTGCTTCATGTTTCCATGAAATTGTCCTTTAAGAATTCATTGCAATCATTTCCATAACTTTTCCTAGAATTGTTCGTATACGGTTTCTTGTCTTTGGTGGTATTTTCAGATACATGCGTTgctttagagctgcactctcacagattgattgttttgcatgacaacattttaatgacTTTGAATGACCAAATTGTTGTGTAAATGTCAGGAAGAcagtgaaataagactgctgacaaaatattacgGTAGATCACAGTTCATTTTCTGTacgtttaaaaattgatgttttattgcttaaagcattactaacattctaagaaaaatgaaaaaaaacaacagcactttaccaaacaattgagttCTTTCTTCAGTTTATAATCTaatatgacaaaatttaaggcattgatgccaaaaccagctgattctgagacattTGTCTTATaaaagtgtcaaaactgacaatctgtgagagtgcagcattaaggCTGTTGTCAATGAAGAAGTTGAGATGTTGGTGGTATAGATGAACTGTTGTGAATATTTCGTTTTTGTagacttaatttattttattatttcattgcatGTATTATCTTTATATGCTTTATTGCTATTTTCAATTACGGAGGATAGAATTTGATTAGGAAAATCTCTATTGTTAAGTATAGTCGTGATATTTTAGGTAGCTATATTTTTGTCATAGGTTCTGAAGTCATTCATTGGTAACAAAAATATtactggccccaatatcacgaaaatccTTATGGTGATTTCTAAATCTCAATATTTACTAATTTGACCACACATGAAAACTCATTCAAAATCTAGGTTTTTGCTCTTCGAAAGCACAAGATCTTGTGAAGAATgtgtgaataaaaaatatgtacttttaaaGAGTAAAAACAGAAGATTTTGAATCCTATTTTGCTGTTATGTTTTGTGAAGGAGTTTAAGATTGAGGTCAGTGTTATCATTaagtatttttatgatataaaggCCTGGCCCCAGCTTTTTAAGtttcttataacaggattaagctaagctcagcacttatgtttttcaataatttgcataatatttaattctttaagAGATATTATACTTAAggtaggaattatctttatgattatcaaaataaaccattttttgttcatcgaaattcaatttcagtatgtattttgactaATTGAAacaagctacttaagcctgttatgCTTAAGAGGtatcaagaaattggggccagatgttTTGAATATCCATTTGATTTGAagataaacatatttgtgaTATGATAAATTTCAGTAAGAATAGTTattgttgcaatattttgtacaatttaacattgtatataaaatactttttttaattgatatattgttAAGCCTAAAGATATTGGTACTACGAGTTGATTGGTCAGGTGTATATAGGAGATAATTGTTACTATGAGTTAATTGGCTAGGTTTATATAGGAGATATTGGTTTTAGGAGTTGATTGGTGAAGTGTGTATAGAAGATCTCTGTCCCATCAGTTGATTGGTCTGGTGTAAAGAGGAGCAATTGGACCTATCAGTTGATTGGTCAGGTGTATATAGGAGATATTGGTCCTATCAGTTGATTGGGTAGGTGTATATAGGAGATATTGGTCCTATCAGTTGATTGGTCAGGTGTATATAGGAGATATTGGTCCTATCagtttattgaatataaagaaTCTTTAATGTATATactaatgtttatgaaacttcTGTCAAGTAAAAAGGCTAATATTGGTGTTAAATGAATTTGGTTGCATTTTTTCCATATATTCTGtattattttctca comes from the Mya arenaria isolate MELC-2E11 chromosome 13, ASM2691426v1 genome and includes:
- the LOC128213895 gene encoding E3 ubiquitin-protein ligase Midline-1-like; this translates as MAFASSKEDISKMECSICTEVFREPRSLNCSHIFCETCIQTWVMRLSADSPQLQGIECPLCREVTKPPKTGLPPDKWASHLQRATTGQLRQKSSTDISFCDPCMLVNERNTARYCCIDCGEKICIDCEKTHKRFRPTRDHKVFELTIDNQRSQLEQMQEIQKLLMCDKHSDKPIEFYCEEDEEVFCSTCAFIDHRSCSDVQEIDNEYDRGKPMRTVKKIFTNMKETLDNYSKIYTSYEKDLNEDHSKLKATVHDAKVKLIKSIERSENKLIAEIKAATDAFVHGCRNDLKEIKTRSDYVNLSTNTAQYCLRNDIGKKAHFIVKCKLEKRLDQINEQTGELSADFDSKFKRLKLVDNMDYVFPQTGVLGKMEEYSQILEVPSSNDIREMSEKNNLVPTFDLASPAGQLSKQKSYFVSCDFFTDEIGVFSDQRNRRVVMYSINNNEILAQLKPKSYPWTVVTSGKDVLVSFPDEKKVVVFDDHLRKKRELHLKGMSASFQLELPDTIFTMIQSGIASSPAKFDLISGKPKECLARNLKIEETPDHFHLDEERLYWSCERINTVIAYDYQNDAKEFEYSHSDLVWPTGIDTDFDGNIYICGLKSRNIHVLENGGTLLRVFDLSSYNISPTFIRVSENGEDVIILGDANKTGPFFFKLK